One Oncorhynchus clarkii lewisi isolate Uvic-CL-2024 chromosome 28, UVic_Ocla_1.0, whole genome shotgun sequence genomic region harbors:
- the LOC139386879 gene encoding leucine-rich repeat and immunoglobulin-like domain-containing nogo receptor-interacting protein 3: protein MTGSPGISGQSLSPWRWLSRWGPVLLMVTMTTLLPGCCQACPPRCECSAQIRSVLCQRRRLTGIPEGIPTETRLLDLSRNRLRWVEMGDLAPYPHLEEVDLSENLIATLEPNAFANLQSLRVLRLRANQLKLVPMGAFAKLVNLTTLDLSENKLVILLDYTFQDLRSLRHLEVGDNDLVYISHEAFSGLLGVEDLTIERCNLTSISGQTLSYLRSLVTLRLRQLSIPALEDHNFRKLANLRGLEIDNWPYLEYISPLSFQGLDLYWLSITNSNITSVPSSSFRNLIHLTHLNLSYNPITTLEPWAFRDLLRLKELIMVNTGLATVEPHSLGGLRQIRVLNFSSNDLQTLEEGSFHSVNSLETLRVDGNPLLCDCRLLWILQRRKTLNFDGRVPVCAGPVEVQGNSLSTFTDSALFDHFTCQKPKIRNRKLQQVTAREGQPVSFLCSAVGEPAPNIMWISPQRRLITAKSNGRITVLPGGTLEIRYAQVTDSGTYMCIASNAGGNDTYFAMLTVRGASLDASSAFFANRSMYGGEFFNDTNLNSTRVFLKFTLDLTTILVSTAMGCITFLGVVLFCFLLLFAWSRGRGQRKNNFTVETPFRKAEGPAAVGGAGGARKFNMKMI, encoded by the exons ATGACTGGCTCCCCGGGCATCAGTGGGCAGTCCCTGTCACCATGGCGGTGGCTGAGTCGCTGGGGGCCGGTCCTGCTGATGGTTACCATGACAACCCTACTGCCAGGTTGTTGCCAGGCATGCCCTCCACGGTGCGAGTGCTCGGCCCAAATCCGGTCCGTCTTGTGCCAGCGGCGGCGGCTCACCGGCATCCCAGAGGGCATCCCCACGGAAACTCGCCTCCTGGACCTCAGCCGGAACCGTCTCCGCTGGGTGGAGATGGGTGACCTGGCGCCGTATCCGCACCTTGAAGAAGTGGACCTGAGTGAGAACCTCATTGCCACACTGGAGCCCAACGCGTTCGCCAACCTGCAGAGCCTCCGGGTGTTACGGCTGAGGGCGAACCAGTTGAAACTTGTACCCATGGGGGCCTTCGCCAAGCTGGTCAACCTGACCACGCTGGACCTGAGTGAGAACAAGCTGGTTATTCTGTTGGACTACACCTTCCAGGACCTGAGGAGTCTAagacacctggaggtgggagACAATGACCTGGTCTACATCTCTCATGAG GCCTTCTCTGGCCTGCTAGGGGTGGAGGATCTGACCATTGAACGCTGCAACCTGACTTCCATCTCTGGCCAGACGCTGTCCTACCTACGCAGCCTGGTCACTTTGCGACTACGCCAGCTCAGCATCCCCGCCCTGGAGGACCATAACTTCCGTAAGCTGGCCAACCTCCGGGGGCTGGAGATCGACAACTGGCCTTACCTGGAATACATCTCCCCCCTGAGCTTCCAGGGTCTGGACCTGTACTGGCTGTCCATCACCAACAGCAACATCACCTCCGTCCCCTCGTCCTCCTTCAGAAACCTGATCCACCTCACCCATCTCAACCTGTCCTACAACCCCATCACCACCCTGGAGCCTTGGGCCTTCAGGGACCTGCTGAGGCTCAAAGAGCTGATCATGGTGAACACGGGCCTGGCTACGGTGGAGCCCCACTCCCTGGGAGGCCTCAGACAGATCCGGGTCCTCAACTTCTCTTCCAATGACCTCCAGACTCTGGAGGAGGGATCGTTCCACTCTGTAAACAGCCTGGAGACGCTGCGGGTGGATGGGAACCCACTGCTGTGTGACTGCCGTTTGTTGTGGATCCTGCAGAGACGCAAGACCCTCAACTTTGACGGCAGGGTGCCTGTGTGCGCTGGGCCGGTGGAGGTGCAGGGGAACAGCCTCAGCACCTTCACCGACTCAGCGCTCTTTGATCACTTCACCTGCCAGAAGCCCAAGATACGCAACCGCAAGCTTCAACAG GTGACAGCTCGTGAGGGCCAGCCAGTGAGTTTCCTCTGCAGTGCCGTGGGAGAGCCCGCCCCCAATATCATGTGGATCTCCCCTCAGCGCCGACTAATCACAGCCAAGAGCAATGGCCGCATCACCGTCCTCCCAGGAGGGACGTTGGAGATCCGCTATGCTCAGGTCACCGACAGCGGCACCTACATGTGCATCGCCAGCAATGCCGGGGGCAATGACACTTACTTTGCGATGCTCACGGTTCGGGGCGCGTCGCTGGATGCCTCGTCGGCCTTCTTCGCCAACCGCTCGATGTACGGCGGCGAGTTCTTCAACGACACAAACCTGAATAGCACTCGCGTCTTCCTCAAGTTCACCCTGGACCTGACCACCATACTGGTCTCCACAGCGATGGGCTGCATCACCTTCCTGGGCGTGGTGCTTTTCTGTTTCCTGTTGTTGTTTGCATGGAGCCGGGGGCGGGGCCAGCGTAAGAACAACTTCACCGTCGAGACCCCTTTCCGGAAGGCCGAGGGGCCGGCGGCGGTGGGTGGTGCCGGAGGGGCCCGGAAATTCAACATGAAGATGATATGA